A genomic segment from Ptychodera flava strain L36383 chromosome 8, AS_Pfla_20210202, whole genome shotgun sequence encodes:
- the LOC139138238 gene encoding histone-lysine N-methyltransferase, H3 lysine-79 specific-like isoform X4 codes for MAKELRLHSPAGAEPVVYTWPIPAQDNRDGALEIVDTIRWVCEEIPELKLAMEKFALNDCDVKSYESMSILCEKYNRAIDGILQLRNGVSCPGRVNRKAGTGLLRHIMQQVYNHAISDPDKLNSYEPFSPENCSLKTRSALNYTARRDTVYGETSYDLVAQMIDEITMTEDDTFIDLGSGVGQVVLQVAAATRCKLAYGIEKADVPAEYALRMDKEYRKWMRWYGKEYSHYQLDKGDFLSNEMKDKIASASVIFVNNFAFGPEVDHQLKIRFANMKEGAKIVSSKSFCPLNFKITHRNLNDVASIMRVVELSPLRGSVSWTGKPVSYYLHTIDSSILEKYFQRQKNPKLREEEDQIRRTKKNYNEKFQAAKNLDFESANSNDSDYNVFGPTTRRQWSDWVSGKENQKASEEKQKAAGGIAKKYRRRKKDKDKIGAKKHKKSLKDMKGMRRGPGRPRKNAISVGSTKTKRSAAIAIDLLHAHTISINNTQQHTGKKKSAEFQQSSPSFNVPSMFSSHSGLKMSSLPLSPVPPVPQACQLQLHEHQQQFLQTTECPHALQQLLDLYKFQFLQFMHNMKNPAFHSSIQQKIDQEQAKRAQLVNRISHLDKQIDYLTQDSVKLLHTRLDEVRAPPLVKVGIKANNPNELLSRSKDIVVRHKDLQMKSGALEKNVKELEMEQRKLFQMNEHELLENSNFLGKLCSTTNEQTTAITNKIRREVHNRKKLKRKVTKLETEVQALESLAKDDELHQVQTQDPTKKQPRKNGEKRGTKGSPRNRTSGQKISELLAAKDAARAQQDEKDLWTSEVQTVPNHVSSDYTMTSPAKLALRRHLSQEFQPAVDGQGQASNIEGESRLLELAGKPVQPTNCSGQTSMMLDANCFSEMPQILPGADSLTAAMTLNNAIPVSVATDPTKNSKRNKSGVQSSNCPKKSMSPKSPRSRTSKKSPVSKSPDRHQNSKMMESLKVEQSSNKSPISGQGSVQSPRAHNGTFFNMDHSMARDSQSNKSPLGHSTSPIAAFNKSPLGHSTSPIGGGGGYTQLSPNQHDCRGNLTPVQKPALISPLEIMHQSYGQASSTAPLCVNTSPVTSTAAVAAALGPPLSPQNVQLYPSPGCKSPARLKGNKHDDSCIADQPKPPINHCDIKMKEQTQYFVGINGPNHSGVTHKGKPSSMSCMNSEAVSAVPHSDSKPSNKKKRKQPSSSQSPNRIPHKRQSPDNGTIKPINLHEPQDSILSMVSTVNQPLHISAISSPESSAKSSPVPGLNGENKDTTLLEKGLLISSLEKSFQLAEKTAENDPSQSSVHDENADSDRCRPLTPGGKTPEAIDSNLQEEMSSLTGGDKSSSAESKEAANTRSFEAHITSGFNALMAYASHQLDKRGKKHCKDAKEVGKKESRRQSPVANGPVPEQNDQCRDHTSLTKEVQGMVNGVVLKAERETCNGRVETANLPRMSPLNTPPPDITNTKDRQQQISPPLISNTSHLPQNNITNKDIGRVNSANTSFADIHVKSEVNFNPSFSDQASNKRTDKNSAKVVPVHVSMNDTEPVVPYHKKFSQRDRDVGRNHSKPWLQKGHHRRNNHDSKYNKFNKNPDWKHQNKVSHFTGFNDLHRTGNNMQMNNHGPVPPPLPPLLPPRTNQAMTSPVNEHSPTSYGPIGFTDRHSPVMEAQTPGSRLSMSFTTPGLNYPSTTASYMSAGLGSYGKGASYLTNSLSSWGPPPPNISLQPQSYAGTSLPPPPPPNRVPPTLSGPPPRMSVSTPPPNISLSHGERPPPPPPGRPMNSEPPPPPPPPGRPPTAVSSSMSKVPPIRPNIVNSNFGMNSMIPPYGMPASGHDVSMPMYIRNGPYSNA; via the exons CTATGAAAGCATGTCCATATTATGCGAGAAGTACAACCGTGCAATTGATGGCATCCTGCAGCTG AGAAATGGTGTGAGCTGTCCCGGCCGGGTCAACAGGAAGGCGGGCACAGGGCTGTTACGACACATCATGCAGCAGGTGTACAACCATGCCATATCAGATCCTGACAAGTTGAATAGTTACGAGCCATTTTCACCAGAG AACTGCTCTTTGAAGACACGGTCAGCACTTAACTATACAGCAAGGAGAGATACA GTTTACGGGGAAACATCTTACGATCTGGTAGCGCAGATGATTGACGAGATAACGATGACTGAAGATGATACGTTCATTGATTTAGGCAGTG GTGTTGGTCAAGTGGTTCTACAGGTTGCGGCAGCCACCAGATGTAAATTGGCGTACGGCATTGAGAAAGCTGATGTACCAGCCGAGTATGCTTTG CGTATGGACAAAGAGTACCGCAAGTGGATGAGATGGTATGGCAAAGAGTACAGCCACTATCAGCTTGACAAGGGTGACTTCCTCAGCAATGAGATGAAGGACAAAATAGCAAGTGCCAG TGTGATTTTTGTCAACAATTTTGCATTTGGACCAGAAGTAGACCATCAG CTTAAGATTCGGTTTGCCAACATGAAAGAAGGCGCCAAGATTGTGTCATCAAAGTCTTTCTGTCCATTGAATTTCAAGATCACACACAGAAATTTGAATG ATGTTGCCAGTATTATGCGGGTAGTTGAGTTATCACCGCTGCGTGGTTCAGTATCCTGGACTGGAAAACCAGTATCTTATTATCTTCACACCATAGACAGTTCTATC cttgaaaaatattttcaaaggcAGAAAAATCCCAAACTCAGG GAAGAAGAGGACCAAATCAGaagaacaaagaaaaattacaatgaaaaatttcaagcggctaaaaatcttgattttgaatctGCAAACAGTAATGACAGTGATTACAATGTATTTGGACCAACAACTAGACGGCAGTGGTCAGACTGGGTGTCTGGCAAAGAAAACCAGAAAGCCAGTGAAGAGAAGCAG AAAGCTGCTGGGGGAATCGCCAAGAAGTACCGGAGACGGAAGAAGGACAAGGACAAGATTGGCGCTAAGAAACACAAGAAATCTCTGAAG GATATGAAAGGTATGCGTCGAGGCCCAGGGCGACCACGGAAGAATGCCATCAGCGTGGGCAGCACCAAAACAAAGAGATCGGCTGCAATAGCGATAGATCTACTTCACGCACACACAATATCAATCAACAACACTCAGCAGCATACCGGTAAGAAAAAAT CTGCAGAGTTCCAACAGTCAAGTCCAAGCTTTAATGTACCCAGTATGTTTTCTTCACACTCTGGGTTGAAAATGTCGTCCCTTCCTCTGTCGCCGGTACCACCTGTACCCCAGGCTTGCCAGCTTCAgttgcatgaacaccaacaacAGTTTCTTCAGACGACGGAGTGTCCCCACGCTTTGCAGCAGTTGCTGG atttgtacAAGTTTCAGTTTCTGCAGTTCATGCATAACATGAAAAACCCTGCATTCCACTCATCAATACAGCAGAAAATTGACCAGGAACAG GCTAAACGAGCCCAGTTAGTCAACCGTATTTCTCACCTGGACAAACAGATCGACTATCTGACACAAGATAGTGTCAAACTTCTCCACACTAGGCTAGATGAGGTAAGAGCGCCACCATTGGTAAAA GTTGGAATCAAAGCAAACAATCCCAATGAGCTGTTGTCAAGGTCTAAGGATATTGTGGTCAGACACAAAGACTTGCAGATGAAGAGTGGCGCTTTggagaaaaatgtgaaagaacttGAAATGGAACAAAGGAAGCTG TTTCAGATGAATGAACATGAATTACTGGAGAATAGTAATTTTTTAGGGAAATTATGCAGTACTACCAATGAACAGACAACAGCCATCACCAATAAAATCAGACGGGAGGTTCACAACCGGAAGAAACTGAAGAGAAAAGTCACCAAGCTGGAGACAGAGGTCCAGGCCTTGGAGAGCTTGGCCAAGGATGATGAGCTTCACCAGGTGCAGACACAAGATCCGACCAAGAAACAACCAAGGAAAAACGGAGAGAAGAGAGGCACCAAAGGAAGCCCAAGAAACAGAACAAGTGGCCAGAAGATATCAGAGCTCCTGGCGGCCAAGGATGCGGCTCGCGCCCAGCAGGACGAGAAGGACCTGTGGACATCAGAAGTTCAAACTGTGCCGAATCATGTCTCATCAGACTATACCATGACCTCGCCGGCCAAGTTGGCGCTGCGCAGGCACCTGTCTCAGGAATTTCAGCCAGCAGTTGATGGCCAAGGACAGGCATCAAATATTGAGGGTGAAAGCAGACTCCTCGAACTGGCTGGTAAACCTGTACAACCAACTAATTGCAGTGGACAGACCTCCATGATGCTAGATGCCAACTGTTTCAGTGAGATGCCACAAATATTACCGGGCGCTGACAGTCTGACCGCTGCAATGACTCTGAATAATGCTATTCCTGTCTCTGTTGCTACTGATCctacaaaaaattcaaagagGAACAAAAGTGGCGTTCAGAGCTCAAATTGTCCAAAGAAGAGCATGTCTCCTAAGTCGCCAAGGTCAAGGACAAGTAAGAAGTCGCCTGTCTCCAAATCCCCTGACAGGCACCAGAACTCAAAGATGATGGAGTCTTTGAAAGTGGAACAATCATCAAACAAAAGTCCAATCTCAGGGCAGGGCAGTGTGCAAAGTCCAAGGGCACACAATGGAACATTTTTCAACATGGACCACTCAATGGCAAGAGATTCCCAAAGCAATAAATCTCCTCTTGGCCACAGCACAAGTCCCATAGCTGCTTTCAACAAATCACCGCTAGGCCATAGCACTAGCCCCATAGGGGGAGGGGGTGGGTACACACAGTTGTCACCAAACCAACACGACTGCAGAGGTAATCTTACACCAGTGCAGAAACCAGCTTTAATAAGCCCATTGGAAATCATGCACCAAAGTTATGGCCAAGCAAGTTCCACAGCACCTCTCTGTGTCAATACTTCGCCGGTGACATCAACAGCCGCTGTGGCCGCGGCACTTGGGCCACCACTCAGTCCACAGAACGTCCAGTTGTACCCCTCGCCCGGCTGCAAGAGTCCAGCCAGGTTAAAGGGCAACAAACATGATGACAGCTGCATTGCTGACCAACCAAAACCACCGATCAACCACTGCGATATCAAAATGAAAGAGCAGACTCAGTACTTTGTTGGCATCAATGGACCTAACCACTCTGGTGTTACACACAAGGGGAAACCATCATCTATGAGTTGCATGAATTCAGAAGCTGTATCAGCAGTGCCACATAGCGACAGCAAACCCAGCAacaagaagaaaagaaaacagcCTTCGTCATCCCAATCACCCAACAGAATACCTCATAAGAGACAATCACCCGACAACGGAACGATCAAACCAATTAACCTTCATGAGCCACAGGACTCAATTCTCTCAATGGTTAGCACTGTCAACCAACCATTACATATCTCAGCCATTTCATCACCAGAAAGCTCAGCCAAGTCGTCTCCTGTACCAGGCCTCAACGGAGAAAACAAAGACACTACTCTCCTGGAGAAAGGGCTGTTAATTTCATCCTTGGAAAAATCTTTCCAGCTCGCAGAGAAGACAGCAGAGAATGACCCAAGTCAGAG CAGTGTCCATGACGAGAATGCAGATAGTGATCGGTGTCGACCTTTGACCCCAGGTGGGAAAACACCAGAAGCCATTGATAGTAATTTACAAG AGGAGATGTCAAGTTTGACCGGTGGTGACAAGAGTTCATCGGCGGAATCCAAGGAGGCTGCCAACACCAGATCCTTTGAAGCACACATCACCAGTGGTTTTAATGCGCTGATGGCGTATGCATCCCATCAGCTGGATAAACGAGGCAAAAAACACTGCAAGGATGCCAAGGAAGTAGGAAAGAAAGAGAGCCGGAGGCAAAGTCCAGTGGCAAATGGACCGGTACCCGAGCAAAATGACCAGTGCCGAGATCATACTAGTTTGACTAAAGAAGTTCAAGGAATGGTGAATGGAGTGGTGCTCAAAGCTGAACGCGAGACTTGTAATGGAAGGGTGGAAACAGCCAATTTACCGAGAATGTCTCCTTTAAACACACCTCCGCCTGACATCACCAACACCAAAGATAGACAGCAGCAGATTAGTCCACCTCTTATTTCCAACACTTCTCATCTGCCACAGAATAATATCACCAACAAAGACATTGGGAGAGTGAATTCTGCTAACACAAGCTTTGCAGACATTCATGTAAAGTCTGAAGTTaatttcaacccaagtttcagTGACCAGGCAAGTAACAAACGCACGGATAAAAACAGTGCAAAGGTTGTTCCAGTGCATGTATCAATGAACGACACAGAGCCAGTGGTACCGTATCATAAAAAGTTCTCACAGAGAGACAGGGATGTAGGCAGAAACCATAGCAAGCCCTGGCTGCAGAAAGGTCATCACCGTCGTAATAACCATGACAGCAAATACAACAAGTTCAATAAGAACCCAGACTGGAAGCACCAGAACAAAGTGTCCCACTTCACTGGGTTCAATGACCTGCACAGGACTGGCAACAACATGCAGATGAACAATCACGGACCTGTTCCTCCACCACTGCCTCCCCTGTTACCCCCCAGGACAAACCAAGCCATGACCTCCCCAGTGAATGAGCACTCTCCCACTTCTTATGGACCAATAGGGTTTACCGACAGACATAGTCCGGTAATGGAGGCCCAAACACCGGGGAGTAGGCTTTCTATGTCATTTACAACACCAGGGTTGAACTACCCATCGACAACGGCATCTTACATGTCAGCAGGTTTGGGTTCATATGGGAAAGGAGCATCATACCTGACTAATTCACTGTCCTCATGGGGGCCACCACCACCTAATATTTCACTCCAGCCACAATCATATGCGGGTACATCATTGCCGCCACCGCCGCCACCAAACAGAGTACCTCCAACACTGAGTGGACCTCCACCACGAATGTCAGTCTCCACACCTCCTCCAAATATCTCATTGTCTCACGGTGAGCGACCTCCACCCCCACCACCTGGAAGACCAATGAATTCTGAACCCCCACCG